DNA from Onychomys torridus chromosome 1, mOncTor1.1, whole genome shotgun sequence:
AATACTACATCTGTCTTCCTCATTTGTAATGCAACATCGCCAATCATTAAGAAGTCCCAAGGGAAGCTGGAGTGGTTAGGCAGTTAGGCTTCTGAGCACCCAAGGTAAGGAATTTGTATCAATTTAAATGAAGTGTGTAACCTCCCTTTATGCATTTTAAGTCAAAAAATCAGTGTAGAGAAAATTGTAAGAATTTAAATTGTATCAGTCAGGCTCCTTAGTACTTTGAATCCATGACCCTttcatgtctttctgtttttgacattttgaatattaaaagCATTGCCTGGGCCTATGTACCTTCCTCCACATTGTAATCACAACACCTGTCTTTAGACCTTGTGGACATCCCTGGATTCTGATAATACATACCAGATAGAAGATGGATGTCCTCAAAATAACAACTGAATTGATGATATTTGTTTCATAGCCTCATACCTTGTAACTGTTAGGGTACAAATAACCCCCAGAGAAGCCAGTGGGAACTAACGAAATGTTAATACATATGACATGCCTATGTGATTTGTACAAGGATGACTCATTTTCACGTCATTAGCTTCATGTTGAATTGGCTTCATATGTTCAGTCTGGTGATATGCAGCATAGGCTCCTGTCAATCTTAGACTCTTGCCCCCATTGGCTTCTCCATGGCTTTTGGCACCATGTAACAATAGCAGCTTTATAAGAAAGGAAGCTCTTCCTTCACATCCCTGTGCCCTTTCTTTCTAGTACAAATGCTCAGCACTTGTAGCAGGGAAAGCAAACATCAGAGCCAATGGTTGTATTGGTGTAGGATTACTGGGGCTAATTACTACACAGAATATCTAATCTTTAGTTCCTTTTTCATCATTTCTCCCAGGTACaaacagactcttttttttttttttttttttggttttttgatacagagtttctctgtgtagctttgtgactttcctggaactcacttggtagcccaggctggccttgacctcatggagatccacctggctctgcctcccaagtgctgggattaaagacatgcaccaccaccacccgactccagactcattttttaaatgttatgtttCTGTTCCTTCCCAGGCACACACTATATAACAATTTTCTAAAAACAGATATGTTGACatcaattataaaaatttaactcTAAGATCAAACTTTCTCAAACACAATACTGCCTAGTATCAGATATAATCCTCTTCAGGTCATGGAGAATGTAGGGATAGGCAACAGAGGTCactaatatgaaaaaaatctgtgctATACAAAAGGGATTTGCTTCAAATGAATGTGGACTTATGAAATGCAGAAAATAAACCAGATGATTTTGTGTATGTCTAAAATTTCATCATTTGAGAGAATGACTCAAGAGGTTCATGGATTGAGGCCATCCTACATAGAAAGATCTTGTCAAAAATGTGCAAAGCAATGACAACAAAGCAATatggacaaaacaaaataatttagtgAAATCACATCTTTGTACCAATTGGAAATTCACACTCAAATAATGTCTAATCAGGAAACTTACTGGGATCTCTAAGCCATTAGCCAAATAGTTATACTAAAGTGCTTGCTTGACAGAGTATTTCTTTACTCCTAACAGAGAAGTAATTAATCCTTCTTAAAGGATTGTTCTTCAGGTAGAATGTCATGGGTAATATTTCCACAAGGTGGCCTACTAATGATATTATTAGCGTATAGTCACATTAGATGGCTCTACTATCAAGATAGAATTGAGACCTAGATGTTTGGAAATTGAGAAGTAAACATATTTACCTGTGGGAAAGAGTAGAATATTATTGGAGTCATGGTGGGTATCCTATGTTACAAAACTGTGGTTCATATTAGAAAAATTTCAATGAGCGATCTGTTCCTAGGAATATAAGGAAGATTCACAGAATGGAGCTCTGGAACTCCACCATGGGAAGTGATTTTATCTTGGTGGGGATTCTGGATGACAGTGGCTCTCCTGAACTGCTCTGTGCCATATTCACAGCCCTTTACATGTTGGCTATGATCAGCAATGGACTGTTGCTCCTGGTCATCACCATGGATGCCCGACTCCATGTTCCCATGTACCTTCTGCTCTGGCAACTCTCTCTCATGGACCTCCTCCTCACATCAGTTATCACTCCCAAGGCTGTTATAGATTTTCTGCTTAAAGACAACACCATCTCCTTTGGGGGCTGTGCCCTTCAGATGTTCCTGGAACTGACACTGGGTGGTGCAGAggaccttcttctggcctttatggCCTATGACAGGTATGTGGCCATTTGTCATCCTCTGAACTATATGATCTTCATGAGGCCTAGGATTTGCTGGCTTGGGGTAGTCATAGCATGGACCCTGGCATCTCTGAGTGCAGTAGGATATACAGTCTACACCATGCAATATCCTTTCTGCACATCTAGGAAGATCAGACACCTGTTCTGTGAGATCCCTCCCTTACTGAAGCTGGCCTGTGCAGACACCTCCAAATATGAGCTCATGGTTTATGTGATGGGTGTGACCTTCCTACTTCTCCCTCTTGCTGCCATTCTTGCCTCTTATACACTAATTCTGTTCACTGTACTCCACATGCCCTCACGTGAGGGCAGGAAGAAAGCCCTTGTCACCTGTTCTTCACACCtgactgtggttgggatgtggTATGGGGGTGCTTCCTTCATGTATGTCCTGCCCAGTTCCTTCCACACCCCCAAACAAGACAATATCTTCTCTGTTTTCTATACAATTGTTACCCCAGCCCTGAACCCCCTCATCTATAGCCTGAGAAATAAGGAGGTGACTGGGGCTTTGAGAGTCCTGGGAGGACGAATTTTGCCAGCACAgtctacattctaaatattttcaatagCTCCCTTCTAACATTCATTTCTAATCAAAATCAGATTATTTCTGCTATAAATGAAATActctctgtaaaacaaaacactaaaaaatatatcttttgatTAGAGATTTGGAACTTGACTGTACACTTGCTTGTTGACTCTActctttatgaaatatttatacgATGTGATTTATAATGTTTAAAGTTactttttttatagtttttaaaagctaacctttattttctaaagtatctgcttAGCTAAAATTTCCAAATGTATCACCCCCTAGATATGACCCTTGACCATTTAAGTACACATTAGACCAAGACCAGAAAGAATACATGCAAATTTCTCAGGTATTTGCAGCAGAAGATTCTTGACCTTTGCATAAATTTTAAAGCAATTAATTTTAGTAAAATTAGTGTTGATAGTGACAGTTTCATCTCATTCCCATTTGGTAAAACTTAACCACGTTTAACCCTTACTCTCTTTCTGAGGAGCAACTTCTGTGGATGTCCTGACAGATGTCTTTGTGGGtgcccccttttctcttttctttctgtccgactcctccattcttcctcctctgcttcctccttctctttctctcctttcttcttcctttgcccTGATGAGAATTTAATTGAACATTTATGCTTCTAAACTGTgaataataaaagcaaacagaagTAACAAAACTGTGCTTTCCTATTTTTCCGCAAGCACATCTTGAGCTACAGTAATAATTTCAAAGGGTCTATATGCTTGGTATATGTGCCTGATATGAAATTtatgtaatgtatatatgtgtcaaAATGTCCTATAGTActccatatatatgcataatattATGGAACTTGTGTCTCTTAAACCCAAGTCAAATGACCACTATCAAGAATACAAATGACAACAAACACTGACATTGGTATGGGGAAAAGAGAATACTTACATACTGTTAGTGAGAGCTTAACTTTTGTAGCCACTTTGAAAAGTAGTCTGAAAGTTTCTCATGAAGCTAGAAGCAGAGCTCCCATATGACATGTTCATGCTACTCCTGGGCTTATACTGAAAGAATGTATTTCATTCTTCAGAAGTCCTTGATCTTTCATGTTCATTGATGCTATCTTCACAATAGCTGGGAAATGGGAGCAGCCTAGGTCCATCAATGATAGATGGATAATGGAACTCTAGCACACATATACAATGGCATTTTATTTGGATGTAAAGACAATGTACCAGTGGATTTCcctatgtacatgcacataccgGAAGCACTAATTGAATTCAGTAGTTAAAATAAAGAGTTCGTGAAGCCACAAGGAAGATTTGATTGTGTGGATCTGGGAGTTTGTTAGAAGGGAGGGGATTTTTCTCTCAACTTTCATCTATTTGTAGATGATGATTAACAGAGAGACCTACAACTGGCCAAGGTCCAGAGAATAAGAGGCTGCAGAATGATGATTCCTAAAGGGAACATTCATATTGCCTAATCTCTCCTAGGTTTCACTGATAATTGTAGAGGGTGggaagaaagattataagagccaatGGTGGTAGATGACTACAAGAAAACATTATACTCTGAATACAAGGGAAGTTGCATGTATGAACTCACCTTAGACCAATGAAAATACCcaaaagatgaagtctcagtatGGGTAGGGTATTTCAGCACCAAATTGCCCCCATGAAGTAGTTCGTAGTTGttagctgctgctggtggtggtggggggggggcgagatttttctttaagagtgtagaCTCTGAAAAGTCAACCACACTtctaaaaatatttgaggagcACAAATGGACCTTGAAGGGTTAATGAAAAGCACACTAAGTTGGGTGAataggaaagagaggaggagacagatcTGAGCAGATTTGGGTTGAGTATGATCAAACCATGTtaaagaaattctcaaagaaagttttataaacaaaaaaatacaaatggctaagaaacatatcaaaagtgttcaacatccttaactatTTAGGAAATGAAAACGAAAACTACTTTAAGATcccatcttaccccagtcagaatggtcaTCATCAGGAATACAAAGCACAACCAATGAGTTCTCTTCTAtactgttgatgggaatgtaaactagTACACAACTTGGAAATCAGTCTGAAGatttatcaaaaatatataagtaGAAATACCATATGGCACAGCTATTCTGAAAGGTTTGTAACCCATGTTCATTGCCATTCAATTCACAATAGCTAATAAGTGGAATCAAACTTGTTATCTGTCAACATACAAATGGCTATGGAATATGTGTTATGTGTACACAATAAGATATTACTCAGCTGGAAAGAAAAGTgaagtttgcaggtaaatggtATATAAAAGTCATACTGAAGTAACTCAGgcccagaaaacaaacacagaatgTTCTTTTCCACATGGGTTTCTAAGCTACAAATCTTTTGCTTTGTGCATTTAACTTGGTGCACAACTCATATAGAATCCATGTGTCCTGAAAAATGTCATCATGGGGATGTGTTAAGATAGAGTAGAGAGATTATAGATGGAATGAACATAGAGAGGTGGAATACTGATGATAGAAGGGTTTAAACAGGGAGGGGCAAATAAGAGCAAGGGAGATGAGGAAGTCAAGGGGAGGTCAACCTAAAGAGAGGTTCTATGAGAAAGACACATGGAAATCTACtactttgaaaaacaattttgaaaatgtaattaagCATGATAGTAGAACACATCTGATATAAAAGAAGGGAGGATTGTGGGGATTACACTTAAGCAGGGATGGGTATAGAGAATGGGGTTATAGAGTGCTTAAGTTAACCAAATGTAATAATGCATCCAAAAGCCTTACAAAAACCCACAATTCAGTAAGCTCATATCAAAACATGAGTTTATACAAGAAACACTAATGGAGCTACCCTGCAAGAACAGTAGCTCTTCAAGAAGGTATATGTCATTAAAATCACAGTGTCAGGCATAGAATACCTTCCTAAAATTACTGTTCAGTGAGGGCCCAGAGATCTCCAAATTAATGCATGTAAGTTCTATTTCATCATAACTACGTGATAAAAcaatattgctgaagacatcatgaaCTTTTACTGAAGgatataaagaaacaaatctcAAACAGATCAGGAAACTTCTTCAATACTAACTAGATAGTAATTGAAGATACCAAGAATCTTTCTGGGTTCAGAAAAGTTGTAAGTGGTCTTATCCAGTGCTGGAATCTCGATGCTATAATACGGGCACAGtaggcaatatatatatatatatgtatggtcTACTGGTGATACGACTGTTACTGTGTGAGCAACCATTCTGTTTGTATTTGAGTCCTGATCCACAGGTCAgaattcaggcagacatggtacacTAAACATTCCCTAAAGTCcatgtctgcagaggtcagaggcccTAGTGTAGAAtctattattactattttgaaaATTAACTATATTGTGAAATTGCCTTCTTAAATGTTTTTGTGTATAACCATGATTTGGCTTGTCCTCAGCTTtgatcagagaagtttctttatgTAGTGAAGAAAAGTTAATGAAGAGACCGATAAGTGGCCAAAGAGCTGAGAATAGGTGACTATGAGTGCTCAGCTTTAAATGGAACTTCTTCATTAACCCCAACACCATGACTCAGGGAATAATGTGGATTAGGAGGAtaaaagaatgcaagagccagTGTATAGGGAAAGGACCGTGAAATGCtctatcttctggacatgatgcAGCAATGCACTCATGAACTTGGAGAAACTATAgttacttgtaaaaaaaaaaattgcaaaatatCAAGTCACCCCAAATTCAAGCCTACAAGGGGAATGAATTATCAGGGTTCTATCTCTAACTAAGGTGTTTCTTGGCACTTGATAGCTGCCGGGTGTAGAAGAATCATCATTCTTTGAAGATGTGGACAACTGGTAGGCTTCTCCTCATGTCCATTGGACTGCCACACACCTGTGCATATACAGGCAGCACTAGTTGGTTTTAAagggtttttaaaaaagagtacaCAGTGTGTTGAGGAATCCATGGGGAtctgaaggaaagaaactgaggatATGTATTTTGCTGTATACACTTagggaattttcaaagaataatttttgaccattaaaatatttttttctcggtttgggatttagctcagtggtagagcacttgcctagcaagcacaaggccttgggtttgatcctcagctcaaaaacaaaacaaaacaaaataaaatattttttctcatttttggttagttttttaaaaatatgtttgagcactgtattttgataatattccctctctctgttcctccaacATCtagcctcccttccttcccagccaaatttgcattctctctctctctctctctctctctctctctctctctctctctctctctctgtctctctctctctctcctctctctcccccttacttactcactcccttcctctctctctctgaaaatccTATAAACTCTTgggtgtgtggccttccactggagcatggttaaCTCACTGGTAGTCACACCCTTAAAGAAGATTGACTATTTGTTTGAGCAGCAATCAACTGCCAATAGTTCCTTAGCTAAGAGTGAGACTTCATGCCTACCTCACCTTCCCATGTTTGGATTATGTCTGGCTTCAACTTGAgcaggtcttatgcatgctgcCTCAACTGTTATAAACCCACTTGTATAACTGCCTTGTTATTTCCAGAACACATTATTTTCTTATGGTGATCCCCTGGCTCGTGCTACACCTTTTTTACACAGTGCTCCAAGAGCCTTGGAAGAAAATATGTGATATAGATGATCCCTTTAGGGATGATCATTCTGTAGTCTCTTTGAACCTTGACCATTTATAGTCTCTGTATTAATTATCATCATCTACAAATAGAAACTCTTCTGATAAAAATCTGTGGTTATAATGACAAGTTATTAAGAGTCAGCTTAATGTGCTGCTCATTTAGTAGAGTAATAATAGTAGGTTCTGCCCTCAGGCCTATGATCCATTTAGCAAGAAGTTCTTGGCCCTGATGTGAGTGCCAGATACTTATTTCAACTTGTGGATTAGGcattaaatacaatgaaaaaaatggttggttactccaaaTACATTCCTTCAATCATTGCAACAGTGGTCATATCTTGCCAGGGTGGTCATTGTTATAGCCTGTTATGTTCACAGTTATATAGGATTGATGATTTAAATGTGTTTTGGGAGGAATTTATATCCAAGCATTGTATCTATATAACTCCACCCCTACCCACTCCCaggtgtttagttttattttctatgtatttttataatataattctttattgatactttgggaatttcacatcatgcaccttaatcccactcacctcccagtccctctataTCTAACCCTCACCCCTGAAGTGTCCCCCCTAAAGAACTCACCcccaaaaagaattaaaaacaaagcaaaaaattcaccttgttcttctgtctttcctgtgTCTCCAAGACCTCTTCGTTTTCATTtgtcctagtggcattgggaacATCAGTGTGACAGACAAAATACCCTTTTGTTCAATAAGTCCCACATGCAAATGTTAATTGCAATGATTCACTGGTGTAGTTCAAgacctctggcacaccatcatcactggaccctcacaaAAACTTCTCTGATATATTCTGCTATtacc
Protein-coding regions in this window:
- the LOC118572702 gene encoding olfactory receptor 2AG1-like, which translates into the protein MELWNSTMGSDFILVGILDDSGSPELLCAIFTALYMLAMISNGLLLLVITMDARLHVPMYLLLWQLSLMDLLLTSVITPKAVIDFLLKDNTISFGGCALQMFLELTLGGAEDLLLAFMAYDRYVAICHPLNYMIFMRPRICWLGVVIAWTLASLSAVGYTVYTMQYPFCTSRKIRHLFCEIPPLLKLACADTSKYELMVYVMGVTFLLLPLAAILASYTLILFTVLHMPSREGRKKALVTCSSHLTVVGMWYGGASFMYVLPSSFHTPKQDNIFSVFYTIVTPALNPLIYSLRNKEVTGALRVLGGRILPAQSTF